In Rhodamnia argentea isolate NSW1041297 chromosome 4, ASM2092103v1, whole genome shotgun sequence, the following proteins share a genomic window:
- the LOC115750783 gene encoding uncharacterized protein LOC115750783 has protein sequence MNFNLSRAFIAQSAVAPRLSPSSQSSKPDPLSLQRHLVLAVAASPVTTSRRATGGTEGADIGVPMPQKSSLKAPGQGPEMPVAKEEKASTATKKSNDEIDDIFASKKRKKSEKGDAKKPAENGSGNTKKMKKKKKEKGLTQSALGDQPSRPRKKTVDGLTIYTEDELGISKADAGGTPLCPFDCSCCF, from the exons ATGAATTTCAAT TTGAGTCGCGCCTTCATCGCTCAGTCTGCCGTCGCGCCTCGCCTGTCTCCGTCCTCGCAGTCCTCCAAACCCGACCCCTTGTCTCTTCAGAGGCACCTTGTGCTCGCCGTCGCTGCCTCGCCCGTCACCACCTCTCGTCGCGCCACTGGCGGGACTGAAG GTGCAGATATAGGTGTGCCAATGCCACAAAAGAGTTCTTTGAAAGCCCCGGGTCAAGGGCCGGAAATGCCAGTTGCAAAGGAGGAGAAAGCTTCTACAGCTACGAAGAAATCCAATGATGAGATCGACGACATTTTTGCAtcgaaaaagaggaagaaaagtgaaaaaggggATGCCAAGAAGCCAGCTGAAAATGGCAGTGGGAatacgaagaagatgaagaaaaagaaaaaggagaaaggttTAACACAGAGTGCATTAGGCGACCAACCTTCTCGTCCTAGAAAGAAAACAGTGGATGGGCTCACCATCTACACAGAGGACGAGTTGGGTATCAGCAAAGCAGACGCTGGTGGTACGCCGCTCTGTCCATTTGACTGTTCTTGCTGCTTTTGA
- the LOC115750782 gene encoding rust resistance kinase Lr10-like encodes MSTFQYDFNNQEPPSDFETFNNSVNSAMDRFLAAAIISGVVGTVASVTVVYFIIDCLKKAGSAIPSYARIATNDLEKFPQVVRSSPSGVISVAPPAISPGHNWEVPDEFGTLERFLKPTRFSSEQLAVYTRDYATLLGSGAYGVVFKGELPNGTLVAVKVLTNVHDKRIEEQFMAEVSSIGRTHHINLVRLYGFCFDSTTRALVYEYMENGSLDGFLFGNKTAIDWCKMHEIAVGTAKGIAYLHEECEQRIVHYDIKPANILLDRNLSPKVADFGLAKLHNRESSRLLMTGFRGTPGYAAPEMWKPFPVTYKCDVYSFGMLLFEIAGRRRNHDPNLSESTQWLPRWTWEMLQTGELLVMVGLCGVAESEREKASRMLKVALLCIQYKPEARPAMSTVVKMLEGDMEIPTPEYPFEYLDPAKPHQLSDNGSEWDSEPSALRATYSEGCCSNPGKQSVQNEIELATR; translated from the exons ATGAGCACCTTCCAATATGATTTCAACAATCAAGAACCGCCAAGCGATTTCGAGACTTTCAATAATTCGGTCAACTCGGCGATGGATCGGTTCTTAGCTGCTGCCATTA TTTCCGGCGTGGTGGGGACTGTAGCGTCCGTCACCGTCGTGTACTTCATCATCGATTGCTTGAAGAAAGCGGGATCCGCGATCCCAAGCTATGCCAGGATAGCTACCAATGACTTGGAAAAGTTTCCACAAGTTGTTCGTTCTTCGCCATCCGGGGTAATCTCCGTTGCCCCGCCAGCTATCTCGCCGGGACACAACTGGGAAGTGCCTGATGAGTTTGGTACCCTGGAGAGATTCCTGAAGCCCACCAGGTTTTCTTCGGAGCAGCTAGCTGTCTACACCAGAGATTACGCCACCTTGCTCGGTTCCGGCGCTTATGGAGTTGTCTTCAAAGGCGAGTTGCCGAACGGAACTCTGGTGGCCGTCAAAGTGCTCACCAACGTCCACGACAAGAGGATCGAGGAGCAGTTCATGGCAGAGGTGAGCTCCATCGGAAGAACTCACCACATAAACCTCGTCAGGCTCTACGGCTTTTGCTTCGACTCGACGACGAGGGCGCTTGTCTATGAGTACATGGAAAATGGGTCCCTCGACGGGTTCCTGTTCGGGAACAAGACAGCAATCGATTGGTGCAAGATGCACGAGATTGCCGTGGGGACTGCGAAGGGGATCGCCTACTTGCACGAGGAATGCGAGCAGAGGATCGTCCACTACGACATAAAGCCTGCGAATATCCTCCTGGATCGGAACTTGAGCCCGAAGGTGGCGGACTTTGGGCTCGCCAAGCTCCACAACAGGGAAAGCAGTCGGCTCCTCATGACGGGGTTCCGCGGGACCCCCGGGTATGCGGCGCCTGAGATGTGGAAACCGTTTCCCGTGACCTACAAGTGCGATGTGTACAGCTTCGGGATGCTCCTGTTCGAGATCGCGGGGAGGAGGAGAAatcacgacccgaaccttaGTGAGTCTACACAGTGGCTCCCGCGGTGGACGTGGGAAATGCTACAGACCGGCGAGTTGTTGGTGATGGTCGGTCTCTGTGGGGTTGCCGAGAGTGAAAGGGAGAAGGCGTCGAGGATGTTGAAGGTGGCTTTGTTGTGCATTCAGTATAAGCCGGAGGCAAGGCCGGCGATGAGCACTGTGGTGAAGATGTTGGAAGGAGATATGGAAATCCCGACGCCCGAATATCCGTTCGAGTACCTCGATCCGGCTAAGCCTCATCAGTTATCGGACAATGGAAGCGAATGGGACTCGGAGCCGTCCGCCTTGAGGGCCACATACTCCGAAGGTTGCTGCTCCAATCCTGGGAAGCAATCTGTGCAAAATGAAATAGAGCTAGCTACCAGATAA